Proteins encoded within one genomic window of Amorphus orientalis:
- a CDS encoding aspartate aminotransferase family protein, with protein sequence MPSPHVFPRHTKAEMPVAVGGDGCYLIDETGKRYLDGCGGAAVSCLGHSDKAVVEAIKTQLDALPYAHTGFFTSKPAEALADRLADKAPEGLNRVYFVSGGSEAAEAALKLARQYFWEKGEKARANVIARWQSYHGNTLGALAAGGNRWRRAQFEPLLTDAMHHIDPCHYWRWGEPGESEEDYGRRVADQLEEKILELGPETVAAFMAEPVVGATMGAVPPVAGYFKRIREICDRYGVLLILDEVMCGMGRTGTLFACEQDGVVPDMILIAKGLGAGYQPIGATIVADHIYATLEQGSGFFQHGHTYIGHPTACAAGVAVLDQIESRDLLANVNRVGSYLKSALQERFGQHPNVGDVRGRGMFLGLELVADRDTKAPFDPSDKVAPSIKKAAMADGLMVYPMGGTIDGERGDHVLIAPPFILTEAQADELVDKLGRAMDAVLS encoded by the coding sequence ATGCCCTCTCCCCACGTCTTTCCCCGTCACACCAAGGCCGAGATGCCCGTCGCCGTCGGCGGTGACGGCTGCTACCTGATCGACGAGACCGGCAAGCGCTATCTCGACGGCTGCGGCGGGGCGGCCGTCTCCTGTCTCGGTCATTCCGACAAGGCGGTCGTCGAGGCCATCAAGACGCAGCTCGACGCGCTGCCCTACGCCCACACCGGCTTCTTCACCTCCAAGCCGGCCGAGGCGCTGGCGGACCGGCTCGCGGACAAGGCGCCCGAAGGCCTGAACCGGGTCTATTTCGTCTCCGGCGGGTCGGAGGCGGCGGAGGCGGCCCTGAAGCTCGCCCGCCAGTATTTCTGGGAGAAGGGCGAGAAGGCCCGCGCCAACGTGATCGCCCGCTGGCAGAGTTATCACGGCAACACGCTGGGCGCGCTCGCGGCCGGCGGCAACCGCTGGCGCCGGGCCCAGTTCGAGCCGCTCCTGACCGACGCCATGCACCATATCGATCCGTGCCATTACTGGCGCTGGGGCGAGCCGGGCGAGAGCGAGGAGGACTATGGCCGCCGCGTCGCCGACCAGCTCGAGGAAAAGATCCTGGAGCTCGGCCCGGAGACGGTCGCCGCCTTCATGGCCGAGCCGGTGGTGGGCGCGACCATGGGCGCGGTGCCGCCGGTCGCCGGCTACTTCAAGCGCATCCGCGAGATCTGCGACCGCTACGGCGTGCTTCTGATCCTCGACGAGGTGATGTGCGGCATGGGCCGCACGGGCACGCTGTTCGCCTGCGAGCAGGACGGCGTGGTGCCCGACATGATCCTGATCGCCAAGGGGCTCGGTGCCGGCTATCAGCCGATCGGCGCGACCATCGTCGCCGACCACATCTATGCGACGCTGGAGCAGGGCTCCGGCTTCTTCCAGCACGGCCACACCTATATCGGCCATCCGACCGCCTGCGCGGCGGGCGTCGCGGTCCTCGACCAGATCGAAAGCCGGGATCTGCTCGCCAACGTGAACCGGGTCGGCTCCTATCTGAAATCGGCGCTTCAGGAGCGGTTCGGCCAGCATCCGAACGTGGGCGATGTCCGCGGGCGCGGGATGTTTCTCGGTCTGGAACTGGTGGCCGACCGGGACACCAAGGCGCCGTTCGATCCGTCCGACAAGGTCGCGCCGTCGATCAAGAAGGCGGCGATGGCCGACGGGCTGATGGTCTATCCGATGGGCGGCACCATCGACGGCGAACGCGGCGACCACGTGCTGATCGCCCCACCGTTCATCCTGACCGAGGCCCAGGCCGACGAACTCGTCGATAAGCTCGGCCGAGCCATGGACGCCGTTCTCAGCTGA
- a CDS encoding universal stress protein encodes MYKTILLPVDLNDPTTGKKALATAAALAKTFGSELHVLAVVPNFGMSVVGGFFPQDFEEKALEKVKTDLAAFMDAELDPSLDATGHVAHGSIYEEILHAAKALSADLIVVGAHRPELKDYLLGPNAARVVRHAPQSVMVVRD; translated from the coding sequence ATGTACAAGACAATCCTGCTGCCGGTCGATCTGAACGACCCAACCACGGGAAAGAAGGCGCTGGCGACGGCGGCGGCCCTTGCGAAGACCTTCGGCTCCGAACTCCACGTACTCGCCGTGGTGCCGAATTTCGGCATGTCGGTGGTGGGTGGCTTCTTTCCGCAGGATTTCGAGGAAAAGGCGCTGGAGAAGGTCAAGACCGATCTCGCGGCGTTCATGGACGCCGAGCTCGATCCGTCCCTCGATGCCACCGGCCACGTCGCCCACGGCTCCATCTACGAGGAGATCCTGCATGCGGCGAAGGCGCTGTCGGCCGACCTCATCGTCGTCGGCGCCCATCGGCCGGAGCTGAAGGACTATCTGCTCGGCCCCAACGCCGCCCGCGTCGTCCGCCACGCGCCCCAGTCGGTGATGGTGGTCAGGGATTAG
- a CDS encoding glyoxalase superfamily protein produces MTQPSLDTVKAQARALRQALEADGTPVSHARALELIARQHGARDWNTLHARLTRRNAPPELALGDRVAGSYLGQAYSGEIIALSGPSGHRTVEIRLDRPVDTVTFASFSNWRHRIRGTVDAEGRSHRKTSDGRPQLVVEPS; encoded by the coding sequence ATGACCCAGCCCTCCCTCGACACCGTCAAGGCCCAGGCCAGGGCGCTGCGTCAGGCCCTTGAGGCGGACGGCACCCCGGTCAGCCACGCCAGGGCCCTGGAGCTGATCGCCCGCCAGCACGGCGCCCGGGACTGGAACACGCTCCATGCCCGGCTCACCCGGCGCAATGCGCCGCCCGAGCTCGCCCTGGGCGACCGGGTTGCCGGATCCTATCTGGGGCAGGCCTACAGCGGCGAGATCATCGCCCTGTCCGGGCCTTCCGGCCATCGGACGGTGGAGATCAGGCTCGACCGGCCGGTCGATACGGTGACGTTCGCCAGCTTTTCCAACTGGCGTCACCGGATCCGCGGCACGGTCGACGCGGAGGGCCGCAGCCACCGGAAAACGTCAGATGGAAGGCCGCAGCTGGTCGTGGAGCCGTCCTGA